The proteins below are encoded in one region of Pseudomonas putida NBRC 14164:
- a CDS encoding LysE family translocator has translation MQQFLIIALAHFLALLSPGPDFFLVARSSINSGWRIASGACLGIALANGAFIAIAFTGLSVLQEGSLLFTSLQLAGASYLLYIGVLFLRHAGQTSLRSVTDNQRVQGWWHNLGMGFLSGILNPKNALFYASLASMVASASTGWKSAYAVWMFSIVLLWDLLVAVAIGNQRVLRRFARSLPWLERASGLMLVILAAALVLHLARG, from the coding sequence ATGCAACAGTTCCTGATCATCGCCCTCGCCCACTTCCTCGCCCTGCTCTCACCTGGCCCGGACTTCTTCCTGGTCGCACGCAGCTCGATCAACAGCGGCTGGCGCATCGCCAGCGGCGCCTGCCTGGGCATTGCCCTGGCCAATGGCGCGTTCATCGCCATCGCCTTCACCGGCCTGTCGGTGTTGCAGGAAGGCAGCCTGCTGTTTACGTCCCTGCAACTGGCCGGCGCCAGCTACCTGCTGTACATCGGCGTGCTGTTCCTGCGCCATGCGGGGCAAACCAGCCTGCGCTCAGTCACGGACAACCAGCGGGTTCAAGGCTGGTGGCACAATCTGGGCATGGGCTTCTTGTCCGGCATCCTCAACCCCAAAAACGCGCTGTTCTATGCCAGCCTTGCCAGTATGGTAGCCAGCGCCAGCACCGGCTGGAAATCGGCCTACGCCGTGTGGATGTTCAGCATCGTCCTGCTCTGGGACCTGCTGGTGGCCGTGGCCATCGGTAACCAGCGGGTACTGCGGCGTTTCGCTCGCAGCCTGCCGTGGCTGGAGCGGGCCTCAGGGCTCATGTTGGTGATATTGGCTGCGGCGCTGGTGCTGCATCTGGCCCGGGGCTGA
- a CDS encoding helix-turn-helix transcriptional regulator: MPRSHAALWRDPALPHVESRRACHSRACYKAHSHPTFSIGAVDAGHSHFSGAVNGQERLTPGTLVLVPAHRVHACNPEPGQAWSYQMLHVDADWLAQVRLESGLGGAGPGEPARICRAPAVYGQFCELNRLLFSSASNREKDAALIAFVGDLDFSAQAPLTAAPALGATVLSGLIARLEGQDPAQLCLEVLAREAGLGRYQLIRAFRTATGLTPHAYVLNARINRGRQLLGEGLALAEVAYRLGFADQSHFQRVFKAHVGVTPGQYRDVRSP, translated from the coding sequence ATGCCCCGCTCCCACGCCGCGCTGTGGCGCGACCCGGCACTCCCGCATGTGGAAAGCCGCCGCGCCTGTCATAGCCGGGCCTGTTACAAGGCCCACAGTCACCCAACGTTTTCCATCGGTGCAGTGGATGCCGGCCACAGCCATTTCAGCGGCGCCGTGAATGGGCAGGAACGCCTGACACCCGGTACGCTGGTGTTGGTGCCAGCCCACCGCGTACATGCCTGCAACCCCGAGCCCGGGCAAGCCTGGAGCTACCAGATGCTGCATGTGGACGCCGACTGGCTGGCACAAGTGCGCCTGGAATCGGGGCTGGGCGGCGCCGGCCCCGGCGAACCGGCGCGTATCTGCCGGGCGCCGGCGGTGTATGGGCAGTTCTGCGAGCTGAACAGATTGCTGTTCTCCAGCGCCAGCAACCGTGAGAAAGATGCGGCGCTGATTGCCTTTGTGGGTGACCTGGACTTTTCCGCACAAGCCCCTCTGACGGCAGCCCCCGCCTTGGGGGCGACTGTGTTGAGCGGGTTGATCGCGCGCCTCGAAGGGCAAGACCCCGCGCAACTGTGCCTGGAGGTGCTGGCCCGCGAAGCCGGCCTTGGGCGCTACCAGCTGATCCGCGCGTTCCGCACCGCCACTGGCTTGACCCCGCATGCCTATGTGCTCAATGCCCGGATCAATCGCGGGCGGCAGTTGTTGGGTGAAGGGCTGGCGTTGGCGGAGGTGGCCTACCGCCTCGGGTTTGCCGACCAAAGCCATTTCCAGCGGGTATTCAAGGCCCATGTGGGCGTGACGCCAGGCCAGTATCGGGATGTGCGCAGCCCTTGA
- the ilvA gene encoding threonine ammonia-lyase, biosynthetic yields MTSFSVPRPTVTPQQLLSEQVRRILAAPVYDLAIETPLQAAPALSASLGNQVLLKREDLQPTFSFKIRGAYTRLSRLSAVQRERGVITASAGNHAQGVALAASHLGMKATIVMPTTTPSLKVEGVRSRGGHVVLHGESFPHALAHALTLADSEGATFVPPFDDPDVIAGQGTVAMEILRQRPGALDAIFVPVGGGGLIAGIAAYVKYLRPEVKVIGVEPEDSNCLQAAMAAGERVILPQVGTFADGVAVAQIGAHCFELCRHFVDEVVSVSSDELCAAIKDIYDDTRSITEPSGALAVAGIKKYVAREGVQGQTLVAIDSGANVNFDRLRHVAERAELGEQREAIIAVTIPEQPGSFRAFCQALGKRQITEFNYRYYPGKEARLFVGVQTHPVHDPRDQLLANLREQGYSVLDLTDNELAKLHVRHTVGGHAAPGADERVLRFEFPERPGALLGFLERLGKRWNISLFHYRNHGAAEARVFAALEVPGDELAGLPLALDEMGYRYWDETDNPAYQLFLG; encoded by the coding sequence ATGACCAGCTTCAGCGTCCCTCGTCCTACCGTCACCCCCCAGCAACTGCTGTCGGAGCAGGTGCGGCGCATTCTGGCCGCGCCGGTGTACGACCTGGCCATCGAAACGCCGCTGCAAGCCGCGCCTGCACTGTCTGCCAGCCTGGGTAACCAGGTGCTGCTCAAGCGCGAAGACCTGCAACCTACCTTCTCGTTCAAGATCCGCGGCGCCTACACCCGTTTGTCACGCCTGAGTGCTGTGCAGCGCGAGCGTGGGGTAATCACCGCCTCGGCGGGCAACCATGCCCAGGGCGTGGCCCTGGCGGCGTCGCACCTGGGCATGAAGGCCACCATCGTCATGCCGACCACCACGCCGTCACTCAAAGTTGAGGGGGTGCGGTCGCGCGGCGGGCATGTGGTGCTGCACGGTGAGAGCTTCCCGCACGCCCTGGCCCATGCCCTGACGCTGGCCGACAGCGAAGGCGCCACCTTCGTGCCGCCGTTCGATGACCCGGACGTGATCGCCGGGCAAGGCACCGTGGCCATGGAGATCCTGCGCCAGCGCCCGGGCGCGCTGGACGCCATTTTCGTACCGGTGGGCGGTGGCGGGCTGATCGCCGGTATCGCTGCCTACGTGAAGTACCTGCGCCCCGAGGTGAAGGTGATTGGCGTCGAGCCGGAGGACTCCAACTGCCTGCAGGCCGCCATGGCCGCCGGCGAGCGGGTGATCCTGCCGCAGGTCGGCACCTTCGCCGACGGTGTAGCGGTGGCGCAGATCGGCGCTCATTGCTTCGAGCTGTGCCGGCATTTTGTCGACGAAGTGGTAAGCGTCAGCAGTGACGAGTTGTGCGCGGCGATCAAGGACATCTACGACGACACCCGGTCGATCACCGAGCCTTCTGGTGCCCTGGCCGTAGCCGGGATCAAGAAGTACGTGGCACGCGAAGGCGTGCAAGGGCAGACCTTGGTGGCCATTGACTCCGGGGCGAACGTCAACTTCGACCGCCTGCGCCATGTGGCCGAGCGGGCCGAGCTGGGCGAGCAGCGCGAGGCGATCATCGCCGTGACCATCCCCGAGCAGCCAGGTAGCTTCCGCGCCTTCTGCCAGGCGCTGGGCAAGCGTCAGATCACCGAATTCAACTACCGCTACTACCCAGGCAAGGAAGCGCGCCTGTTCGTCGGGGTGCAGACTCACCCGGTGCACGACCCGCGTGATCAGCTGTTGGCCAACCTTCGTGAGCAGGGCTACAGCGTGCTGGACCTGACCGACAACGAGCTGGCCAAACTGCATGTGCGCCATACCGTGGGCGGCCACGCAGCGCCGGGCGCTGATGAGCGGGTGCTGCGCTTCGAGTTTCCCGAGCGCCCAGGGGCGTTGCTGGGCTTCCTGGAGCGGCTGGGCAAGCGCTGGAACATCAGCCTGTTCCATTACCGCAACCACGGCGCGGCGGAGGCGCGGGTGTTTGCCGCGCTGGAGGTGCCCGGGGATGAGTTGGCAGGCTTGCCGTTGGCGCTGGACGAGATGGGGTATCGGTATTGGGATGAGACTGACAACCCGGCGTACCAGCTGTTCCTGGGCTGA
- a CDS encoding autotransporter family protein, translated as MRCPRLLLPFPLLALPLLAHSQSLTVTPGETLGALVQTDAADEFTLSGATVQSLQQGNGQDTFTMSGGTLGSLNQGGDMDTFTMTGGTITGAFEDGDTAWFKGGSIGRIDLKLADNFLEISQGLGVETVVVGNVVSGLGNDTIIMTGGTVGGDISTSSGVDKITISGGTLKGEIRTGNGKDEFTWTGGQIGKRVIMENDDDTAIVRAIDLGNSAVILDGGTGTDTLTFEQSQVGQGASYMNWESINLQQGSRLTLNDTLTLGDLGSDQPRVIPATGTGTLQIDASSALNSRQGSIVSIQSDSKVSVFNAGTIDLSRGNDAQGRLTVQGDYTGNNGTLRLNSVLAGDGAASDRLVVSRGAISGSTQLLVNNLNGAGAATAQNGIQVVEARDGATSTATAFVQTQTLSVGAYDYRLFKGGVTAGSENSWYLRSTLVAAPAPAPVPGPVQPTQPSQPGEPPLIAPAQTPPVAAPAPGQVDLPAPVQGESLPLYRPEVPVYAAVPRGAAIIARQALGTFHQRQGDQQLLKGEGALPASWGQAYGGTLRQQWSGTVSPSLDGDLYGFKVGQDLYAKVHDNGYRQHVGFYVSHSRLDADVKGFALAVKDRSVGDLKLDGDSVGTYWTLVGPQGAYLDAVLQYTRLDGRARSDRGDKLDIDGHAWTASLESGYPIALYERWRLEPQAQLIAQKVSLDSASDSISRISHDAQVELTGRLGVRLEGAFTGSSGRLLQPYAQVNLWHGDGGRDTLTFDGVDKIKTDYRYTSVQLESGVVAQVSEALSLHGGVQYTANLDSRQQEASGVNLGVRWQF; from the coding sequence ATGCGATGCCCCCGCTTGCTGCTGCCCTTCCCCCTGCTGGCACTGCCATTACTGGCTCACTCCCAATCCCTGACGGTTACCCCCGGTGAGACCCTTGGCGCCCTCGTGCAAACCGATGCCGCTGATGAGTTCACCCTCAGCGGCGCAACGGTCCAGTCATTGCAACAAGGCAATGGCCAAGACACCTTCACCATGTCTGGCGGCACGCTAGGGTCATTGAACCAAGGCGGTGACATGGACACGTTCACCATGACCGGCGGCACCATCACAGGCGCTTTTGAAGATGGAGACACGGCGTGGTTCAAAGGCGGCAGCATTGGCCGAATCGATCTCAAGCTCGCTGACAACTTCCTCGAGATTTCCCAAGGGCTCGGTGTCGAAACCGTTGTTGTTGGCAACGTGGTCAGCGGGCTTGGCAACGACACGATCATCATGACGGGCGGCACCGTCGGCGGTGATATCAGTACCAGTAGCGGCGTTGACAAGATAACCATCAGCGGCGGCACGCTCAAAGGCGAAATACGCACTGGCAACGGCAAGGATGAATTTACCTGGACGGGTGGCCAGATCGGTAAGCGGGTCATCATGGAGAATGACGATGACACCGCCATCGTCCGCGCCATCGACCTGGGCAACTCTGCCGTTATCCTGGACGGCGGTACCGGCACGGACACACTGACATTCGAGCAGAGTCAGGTCGGCCAAGGTGCGTCGTACATGAACTGGGAGTCCATCAACCTCCAGCAAGGCAGCCGGCTCACCCTCAACGACACCCTTACACTGGGAGACCTGGGCAGCGATCAGCCACGCGTGATCCCGGCCACTGGGACCGGGACCCTGCAAATCGATGCAAGCAGCGCGCTGAACAGCCGTCAGGGCAGCATCGTCAGCATCCAGAGTGACAGCAAGGTATCGGTATTCAACGCCGGCACCATCGACCTGAGTCGTGGCAACGACGCTCAAGGCCGCCTGACCGTTCAGGGCGATTACACCGGTAACAACGGCACCCTGCGCCTGAATAGCGTGCTGGCAGGCGATGGCGCTGCCTCCGACCGCCTGGTGGTCAGCCGTGGCGCCATTAGCGGCTCCACGCAATTGCTCGTCAACAACCTCAATGGCGCGGGTGCAGCAACCGCACAGAACGGCATCCAGGTCGTCGAAGCCCGTGACGGCGCCACCAGCACGGCCACTGCATTCGTGCAGACGCAAACGCTATCGGTGGGTGCCTATGACTACCGGTTGTTCAAAGGTGGTGTAACCGCTGGCAGCGAAAACAGCTGGTACCTGCGCTCGACGCTGGTCGCGGCACCCGCTCCAGCACCTGTACCCGGGCCCGTACAACCAACACAACCTTCACAGCCGGGCGAGCCACCTTTGATAGCACCGGCCCAGACGCCACCTGTTGCCGCACCGGCACCTGGCCAGGTCGACCTGCCCGCCCCCGTGCAAGGCGAAAGCCTGCCGCTGTATCGCCCGGAAGTCCCGGTTTACGCTGCCGTTCCAAGAGGCGCTGCGATCATCGCCCGCCAGGCCTTGGGCACCTTCCATCAACGCCAGGGTGACCAACAGTTGCTCAAAGGCGAAGGCGCCCTGCCTGCCAGTTGGGGGCAGGCCTACGGCGGCACGCTGCGCCAGCAATGGAGCGGGACGGTCAGCCCGAGCCTGGATGGCGACCTATACGGTTTCAAGGTGGGCCAGGACCTGTATGCCAAGGTCCACGACAACGGTTACCGCCAGCATGTCGGCTTCTACGTCAGCCATAGCCGCCTGGACGCCGACGTCAAAGGTTTCGCCCTGGCCGTGAAAGACCGCAGCGTGGGGGACCTGAAACTCGATGGCGACAGCGTCGGCACATACTGGACGCTGGTCGGGCCCCAAGGCGCGTACCTGGATGCAGTGTTGCAGTACACCCGCCTTGATGGGCGAGCCCGCTCGGACCGCGGCGACAAGCTGGACATCGACGGCCACGCCTGGACGGCGTCGCTGGAGTCCGGGTACCCCATTGCCCTGTACGAGCGCTGGAGGCTGGAGCCGCAAGCCCAGCTGATCGCACAAAAAGTTTCGCTCGACAGCGCAAGCGATAGCATTTCGCGCATCAGCCATGACGCCCAGGTCGAGCTGACGGGTCGCTTGGGTGTGCGCCTGGAAGGGGCGTTCACGGGAAGCAGCGGGCGCCTGCTGCAGCCCTATGCGCAGGTTAACCTGTGGCACGGCGACGGTGGCCGCGACACCTTGACCTTCGATGGTGTCGACAAGATCAAGACCGACTACCGCTATACCTCAGTGCAACTGGAAAGCGGCGTGGTGGCGCAGGTCAGCGAAGCGCTGAGCCTGCATGGCGGCGTGCAGTACACCGCCAACCTGGACAGCCGCCAGCAGGAAGCCAGCGGCGTCAACCTGGGGGTGCGCTGGCAGTTCTAG
- a CDS encoding DUF3016 domain-containing protein: MRTALVCAVLMALSLNSMAQGSPAAQVEVRFDHPEHFRDASLDSHGYERGADDYVMKSLTQYLQKLGQRYLQPGQQLVIDIRDIDLAGRFEPWHSQAYDVRFMREITWPSIDLTYTLSQPGKPAQQAEERVSDKMYLSRPGRVASSSDRLYAEKAMLDDWFRQRFATHPAT, encoded by the coding sequence ATGCGTACCGCCCTCGTGTGTGCCGTGCTCATGGCGCTATCACTGAACAGCATGGCACAAGGCTCCCCGGCCGCGCAGGTCGAGGTGCGTTTCGACCACCCGGAACATTTCCGCGACGCCAGCCTGGACAGCCACGGTTATGAGCGTGGCGCCGACGACTATGTGATGAAATCCCTTACCCAGTACCTGCAAAAGCTCGGTCAGCGTTACCTGCAACCGGGCCAGCAGCTGGTCATCGATATCCGCGACATCGACCTGGCCGGGCGCTTCGAGCCCTGGCACAGCCAGGCCTACGATGTGCGTTTCATGCGCGAGATCACCTGGCCGAGCATCGACCTCACCTACACCCTCAGTCAGCCGGGCAAACCCGCCCAGCAGGCCGAGGAGCGGGTCAGCGACAAGATGTACCTCAGCCGCCCCGGCCGGGTCGCCAGCAGCAGCGACCGCCTGTATGCCGAGAAGGCCATGCTCGACGACTGGTTCCGCCAGCGCTTCGCGACGCACCCGGCAACCTGA
- a CDS encoding metallophosphoesterase: MGRFRRLLANIRGRDLAVGDIHGHFQRLEQCLEAVGFDPAVDRLFSVGDLVDRGPHSEVVLEWLAQPWFHAVQGNHEALAITRVRGGRLDLDMYRAAGGSWFLDLPRAAQLRFVERFEQLPIAIEVESAAGLVGLLHADSPFADWAVLRSWLELELDHDPKVREVCQWSRRRLKEGDTQPVQGLRALLVGHTPVLEAKLLGNVWHLDTGGWASGHFTLMDMRTLQLVSPGPDAAPAPQPISPT, translated from the coding sequence ATGGGACGGTTTCGGCGGTTGCTCGCCAATATCCGGGGGCGTGACCTGGCGGTGGGCGATATCCATGGTCACTTCCAGCGCCTGGAACAGTGCCTTGAAGCGGTGGGGTTCGACCCCGCGGTAGACCGCCTGTTCAGTGTGGGTGACCTGGTCGACCGGGGGCCGCACAGCGAGGTCGTGCTGGAGTGGCTCGCGCAGCCTTGGTTCCATGCGGTGCAAGGTAACCATGAGGCGCTGGCAATCACTCGCGTGCGTGGGGGGCGGCTTGACCTGGACATGTACCGCGCAGCGGGTGGCAGCTGGTTCCTGGACCTGCCGCGGGCCGCACAATTGCGCTTCGTGGAGCGCTTCGAGCAGTTACCAATTGCCATCGAAGTGGAAAGCGCGGCCGGCCTGGTCGGGTTGCTGCATGCAGACAGCCCGTTTGCTGATTGGGCAGTGCTGCGTTCATGGCTTGAGCTGGAGCTGGATCACGACCCGAAGGTACGTGAGGTATGCCAGTGGTCGCGCCGGCGCCTGAAGGAAGGCGATACCCAACCGGTGCAGGGCCTGCGTGCTTTGCTGGTCGGGCACACGCCGGTGCTGGAGGCAAAGCTGCTGGGTAATGTCTGGCACCTGGACACGGGGGGCTGGGCGAGTGGCCACTTTACCTTGATGGACATGCGCACCTTGCAACTGGTCAGCCCCGGGCCAGATGCAGCACCAGCGCCGCAGCCAATATCACCAACATGA
- a CDS encoding LysE family translocator, whose protein sequence is MDLSSLLLFIPACFALNMAPGPNNLLSLHNASRYGLRTACVAGGGRIVAFSGMIALAAMGLAVVLHTSEYLFMAIKVVGAAYLFYIAWQLWRAPVGEAVVAADYPRGTWRLTRQEFWVAAGNPKAILIFTAFLPQFVTVGSATPVSEQFLWLGALFLLLEWAAIALYAGLGAYMQRWFSQPGPRRVFNRVSASLLGCAGLGLLAARR, encoded by the coding sequence ATGGACCTTTCAAGCCTGCTGCTTTTCATCCCCGCCTGCTTTGCCCTGAACATGGCGCCGGGGCCCAACAACTTGCTGTCGCTGCACAACGCCAGCCGCTACGGCCTGCGCACGGCCTGCGTGGCCGGGGGGGGTCGCATTGTCGCCTTCAGCGGCATGATCGCCCTGGCGGCCATGGGCCTGGCAGTGGTGCTGCATACCAGTGAATACCTGTTCATGGCCATCAAGGTAGTGGGGGCGGCCTACCTGTTCTACATCGCCTGGCAACTGTGGCGTGCACCGGTAGGCGAGGCAGTGGTGGCAGCGGACTACCCGCGTGGCACCTGGCGCCTGACGCGCCAGGAGTTCTGGGTGGCGGCCGGCAACCCCAAGGCCATCCTGATCTTCACCGCGTTCCTGCCGCAGTTCGTTACAGTCGGCAGCGCCACCCCGGTGAGCGAGCAGTTTCTGTGGTTGGGCGCGCTGTTCTTGCTGTTGGAATGGGCTGCCATTGCCCTCTATGCAGGCCTGGGTGCCTACATGCAGCGCTGGTTCAGCCAGCCTGGCCCGCGCCGCGTGTTCAACCGGGTCAGCGCCTCCCTGCTGGGCTGCGCTGGCCTCGGCTTGCTGGCGGCGCGCCGCTAG
- a CDS encoding peptidylprolyl isomerase, protein MKAQARHILVKTADEAEKLKQRIANGEAFDVLAKKFSICPSGKRGGDLGEVRPGQMVGAIDQVIFKKPLRVVHGPIKSKFGYHLVQTFYRD, encoded by the coding sequence ATGAAAGCCCAAGCCCGCCACATCCTGGTCAAGACCGCTGACGAAGCCGAAAAGCTCAAACAGCGCATCGCCAACGGTGAGGCTTTCGACGTGCTCGCCAAAAAGTTTTCTATCTGCCCTTCGGGCAAGCGCGGCGGCGACCTGGGCGAAGTCCGCCCGGGCCAGATGGTCGGCGCTATCGACCAGGTAATTTTCAAAAAACCTTTGCGTGTGGTGCACGGGCCGATCAAGAGCAAGTTCGGCTACCACCTGGTGCAAACGTTCTACCGCGATTGA
- the eco gene encoding serine protease inhibitor ecotin has product MRPTPMTAILALTLAAATPVMAASLKDVAPYPEAEKGFTRQVIHLPAQADESAYKLEILAGKTLQVDCNRQRLGGSLEERTLEGWGYNYYRLDKVSGPASTLMACPDGKKTKAFVPVIGDGFLLRYNSKLPVVVYVPKDVEVRYRIWSASQDVQKAKVE; this is encoded by the coding sequence ATGCGCCCTACCCCGATGACCGCAATTCTGGCCCTCACCCTGGCTGCCGCCACGCCTGTGATGGCGGCCAGCCTGAAGGACGTCGCGCCTTACCCCGAAGCGGAAAAAGGCTTTACCCGGCAGGTTATCCACCTGCCGGCACAGGCCGATGAATCGGCCTACAAACTGGAAATCCTCGCCGGCAAGACCTTGCAGGTCGACTGCAATCGCCAGCGCCTGGGCGGCAGCCTGGAAGAACGCACCCTGGAAGGCTGGGGCTACAACTACTACCGCCTGGACAAAGTCAGCGGCCCGGCCAGCACCCTGATGGCCTGCCCGGATGGCAAGAAGACCAAGGCCTTCGTACCAGTGATCGGTGACGGCTTCCTGTTGCGCTACAACAGCAAGCTGCCGGTGGTGGTGTATGTGCCCAAGGATGTCGAGGTGCGCTACCGCATCTGGTCGGCGTCGCAGGACGTGCAAAAGGCTAAAGTCGAATAA
- a CDS encoding carbon-nitrogen hydrolase family protein produces the protein MKLCAVQLASLKGDLPGNLQRHLACIEQAAALGAALVVFPELSLTGYEPSLARQAALPVSSERLGPLQAACDRLGITVAVGLPLPTPDGIRIGMPIFSPGAPRQAYAKRRLHDDELPYFTPGDQALLLQVGDHRVAPAICYESMFMAHAAAAREHGADLYLVSVAKTAKGIREGYAHYPEVARELGMPILMANCVGPADTFIGAGGSAAWDSQGRLLASLDDHSEGLIMLDTGNASAMALPLDPHPA, from the coding sequence ATGAAACTGTGCGCCGTACAACTGGCGTCGCTCAAGGGCGATTTGCCAGGCAACCTCCAGCGTCATCTGGCCTGCATCGAGCAGGCCGCGGCCCTTGGCGCGGCGCTGGTGGTGTTCCCCGAACTCTCGCTGACCGGCTATGAGCCAAGCCTTGCGCGCCAGGCCGCCTTGCCGGTCAGCTCCGAGCGGCTGGGCCCGCTGCAGGCAGCCTGTGACCGCCTGGGTATCACCGTGGCCGTTGGCCTGCCGTTGCCGACACCCGACGGTATTCGCATTGGCATGCCCATCTTCAGCCCCGGGGCACCGCGCCAGGCCTATGCCAAACGGCGCCTGCATGATGACGAGCTGCCCTACTTCACCCCTGGCGATCAGGCACTGCTGCTGCAAGTAGGCGATCATCGGGTGGCACCGGCGATCTGCTACGAATCGATGTTCATGGCCCACGCGGCCGCCGCCCGCGAGCACGGCGCCGACCTGTATCTGGTCAGCGTGGCGAAAACCGCCAAGGGCATCCGCGAGGGATACGCACATTACCCGGAGGTGGCACGTGAACTGGGCATGCCGATACTGATGGCCAACTGCGTGGGGCCAGCCGACACCTTCATCGGTGCGGGCGGTTCGGCAGCGTGGGACAGCCAGGGGCGCTTGCTGGCCAGCCTGGACGACCACAGTGAAGGGCTGATCATGCTGGACACTGGCAACGCCAGCGCAATGGCCCTGCCTTTGGACCCACACCCGGCATGA
- a CDS encoding methylated-DNA--[protein]-cysteine S-methyltransferase, translating to MSSAFTFMHSPVGTLTLVARGQCLAAVLWEEERENRVRLGALHRDDQCPVLLDTARQLGEYFAGKRQRFELALDFAGTEFQRQVWAALLAIPFGETRSYGDIARQIGNPSAVRAVGAANGRNPISIIAPCHRVIGASGSLTGFAGGLAAKQYLLALEGRQSLALDL from the coding sequence ATGTCCAGCGCATTCACCTTCATGCATTCGCCCGTCGGCACCCTGACCCTGGTTGCCCGGGGCCAGTGCCTGGCAGCCGTACTGTGGGAAGAGGAGCGGGAAAACCGCGTGCGCCTCGGTGCCTTGCACCGTGACGACCAGTGCCCGGTGCTACTGGACACCGCGCGGCAGCTTGGCGAATATTTTGCGGGCAAACGCCAGCGCTTCGAGCTGGCGCTGGATTTCGCCGGTACCGAGTTCCAGCGCCAGGTGTGGGCCGCGCTGCTGGCGATACCCTTCGGTGAAACCCGCAGCTACGGCGACATCGCCCGGCAGATCGGCAACCCCAGCGCGGTGCGGGCGGTAGGCGCCGCCAATGGCCGCAACCCGATCTCGATCATCGCCCCGTGCCACCGCGTGATCGGCGCTTCGGGCAGCCTGACCGGCTTTGCCGGTGGCCTGGCGGCCAAGCAGTACTTGCTGGCGCTGGAGGGCCGGCAAAGCCTCGCGCTGGACCTGTAG
- the hbdH gene encoding 3-hydroxybutyrate dehydrogenase, whose amino-acid sequence MTLTGKTALVTGSTSGIGLGIALVLARAGANIVLNGFGDPAPAIADIARHGVKVVHHPADLSDVAQIEALFALAERQFGGVDILVNNAGIQHVAPVEQFPVESWDKIIALNLSAVFHGTRLALPGMRTRNWGRIINIASVHGLVGSTGKAAYVAAKHGVVGLTKVVGLETATSNVTCNAICPGWVLTPLVQKQIDDRAANGGDPLQAQHDLLAEKQPSLAFVTPEHLGELVLFLCSEAASQVRGAAWNVDGGWLAQ is encoded by the coding sequence ATGACCCTCACAGGCAAGACTGCACTCGTCACCGGTTCCACCAGCGGCATCGGCCTGGGTATCGCCCTGGTACTGGCCCGCGCTGGCGCCAATATCGTGCTCAACGGCTTTGGCGACCCGGCACCGGCCATAGCCGACATCGCCCGCCATGGCGTGAAGGTGGTTCACCACCCGGCCGACCTGTCGGACGTAGCCCAGATTGAAGCGCTGTTCGCCCTGGCCGAACGCCAATTCGGTGGCGTCGACATCCTGGTCAACAACGCCGGCATCCAGCATGTAGCGCCGGTGGAGCAGTTCCCGGTGGAAAGCTGGGACAAGATCATTGCCCTGAACCTGTCAGCCGTGTTCCATGGCACGCGCCTGGCCCTGCCGGGCATGCGTACGCGCAACTGGGGGCGCATCATCAACATTGCCTCGGTGCATGGCCTGGTCGGCTCGACCGGCAAGGCGGCCTACGTTGCAGCCAAGCATGGTGTGGTCGGCCTGACCAAGGTGGTAGGCCTGGAAACCGCGACCAGCAATGTCACCTGCAACGCCATCTGCCCCGGCTGGGTGCTGACCCCGCTGGTGCAAAAGCAGATCGACGATCGTGCTGCCAACGGTGGCGATCCGCTGCAAGCACAGCATGATCTGCTGGCCGAAAAGCAACCGTCGCTGGCGTTCGTCACCCCCGAGCACCTGGGTGAACTGGTACTATTCCTGTGCAGCGAGGCCGCAAGCCAGGTTCGCGGCGCCGCCTGGAACGTCGATGGTGGCTGGTTGGCCCAGTGA
- a CDS encoding PACE efflux transporter, translating to MQGKARKIVQAILYEAIAVACVAPALELAFGAGMAQSTVLSVLMSGIAMSWNMGYNWVFERWEARQRQRERTFMRRLLHALGFEGGLVVILLPLVAYWLDVSLWAALLTNLALFVFFFVYAFAFQWGFDKVFDVPLSAQQAKC from the coding sequence ATGCAAGGCAAGGCCCGCAAGATCGTCCAGGCCATTCTCTATGAAGCCATCGCGGTTGCCTGCGTGGCGCCCGCGCTGGAGCTGGCGTTCGGTGCCGGCATGGCGCAGTCGACGGTGCTGTCGGTGCTGATGTCAGGCATCGCGATGAGCTGGAACATGGGCTACAACTGGGTGTTCGAGCGCTGGGAAGCGCGCCAGCGCCAGCGTGAGCGCACATTCATGCGGCGCTTGCTGCACGCCTTGGGCTTCGAGGGCGGATTGGTGGTGATCCTGCTGCCACTGGTGGCGTACTGGCTGGATGTGAGCCTGTGGGCGGCGCTGCTGACCAACCTGGCGTTGTTCGTGTTCTTCTTCGTCTACGCCTTTGCCTTCCAGTGGGGCTTCGACAAGGTGTTCGATGTGCCGCTTTCGGCGCAGCAAGCCAAGTGTTGA